The proteins below come from a single Diadema setosum chromosome 21, eeDiaSeto1, whole genome shotgun sequence genomic window:
- the LOC140244572 gene encoding uncharacterized protein: protein MTSKQVPPPGGIINEPHLKKPVPVHVQRPDRRETLKLNVPLGMSQDNFVRLVADHLRFSQNQMYVTFQGSQLSGPASLWDAGIREGDTVQTHLRLRGG, encoded by the exons ATGACTTCTAAACAAGTTCCGCCACCAGGAGGCATCATCAACGAGCCACATCTAAAGAAACCG gtcCCCGTTCATGTGCAAAGGCCCGATCGACGAGAGACATTAAAACTAAACGTTCCACTGGGAATGAGTCAAGACAATTTCGTTCGCTTGGTTGCTGACCACCTCCGATTCTCACAGAACCAAATGTATGTAACATTCCAAGGTAGCCAACTTAGCGGCCCAGCCAGTTTGTGGGATGCCGGAATCAGGGAGGGTGACACCGTGCAGACCCATCTACGACTCCGTGGCGGCTAG